Within Halalkalibaculum roseum, the genomic segment CCGGCAAACGGACATTTGGTCCTTAGGCGTGGTTTTATATGAAATGCTGTCCGGGAAAAGTCCCTTTCCCAGCGAGTATGCCCAGGCGATCATCTATTCCATTCTCAATGAAGATCCTGAGCCTCTGAATGAGCTGAATCAGGATATTCCAAGGGAACTGGCGAATGTGGTTCAAAAAGCGATGGCAAAAGAGAAAGCGGAGAGGTATCAATCGGCAGGCGAACTGATAAAAGACCTCAAAGCGATAAGAGACAGAGGGAAGACCGCCGGCAGCCAGGCTGTTGATACTCAAAACTCAAATGAGAAAACGGGATTCTTCACACCTGCTAAGACAGGAGTTCTGTTACTAGCGATAACAGGTTTGTTGATTGCAGGATACTTCTTCTACAGTCAAGGTGAGACATCCGAGGTAGTGGAGCCGAGAATTGCCGTTTTGCCCTTTGAAACACTGGGAAGTAATCAAAGCAGCACCTTTACCATGGGTATTCACGGTGGACTGTTGACCCGCCTTTCCAATATTTCCGGACTCAAGGTCACCTCCCGAACCTCCACCCTTCAATACCGCGAAAATCTAAAGCCGATACCTGAAATTGCAGAAGAACTGAATGTAGACTGGATAGTGCGCGGAGAAGTACAGGAAACCTCCGACAGGGTTCAGGTGGATGCTCGTCTGGTGTATGCTCCCGAAGATCGACAGGTTTGGGCCAACAACTACCAAAGGGTGCTGTCTGCAAATAACCTGTTTGAAATACAGAGTGAACTGGCCCTTGAGATAACAGGCGAACTGGAGACGCGTCTTTCTGCGGATGAAAAGAGCCGCGTGGAACGGAAACCAACCGAAAACCTGAATGCCCTTAGACTTTTTATAGAAGGTATGGGCTTGCTGGAACAGCGTACACCTGATGCGGTACTTGCATCCGTTGATTATTTCATGAAGGCCATCGAAGAAGATCCCGAATATGCACCCGCCTGGGCCGTGCTGGGTGAAGCTTTGATTTATATCGATTTTTACAAATACGATACAATGGATAATTATAGCGTTACGCCTCGAGAAGCCACAGACAGAGCCCTTAGTTTGAATCCTGATCTGGCGGAGGCTCATGCCTCTCAGGGCATACTCTTTTATACTCAGAAAAGGGGGACTCAGGCCGTTGAAGAACTCGAGCGAGCCATAGAGCTTCAGCCCAGTCTGGAGACGGCACAGAACTGGCTTGGCTTTGTCTATCTCCTTGTAGGAGAACCCGAAGAAGCCATTATTCATGCCAAGCGAGCTATTGAGCTTAACCCTTTAGCCCCGGCAAGCCATCTCTATCCTTCGCTAAGCTACCTGGCTTTGGGCAATGAAGCAGAAGCATTGCGCGAGGTTCGTCGAGCCAAAGAAATTCAGCCCGAATGGGGAGAGATATATGCTTTTGAAGGGGTGATGCTCTACCATAACCAACGCTATGAGGAGGCGCTGGAAGCCCTGGCTAGAGCTGATAGCCTCATCGGAAGAGAAGCCCAGTCTGTCTGGCTACCGGACGTAGCTACAATAACAGCGCTCACGAGGCGGGCTCTTGGCCAAGAGATGAACAGTGGAGGTGTTTCCGGGGAGGAGGCATCAGGAATTAATCCATTCTGGATAGGAATTCAACAAGCTGCTAGAAATGACAGGGAGGCAGCCTTGGCTTCCTTTAATGAGATCGAACAGTTCAGCATGTGGCCCAATCTTTCACTTAGGTATTACTTCCCTGACATACTTGGACCGCTACGTTCGGACGAACAATATAGGGAGGTGCTGGATCGGATGAACAGGCAATGGGAGTAGAGATTTTATTCAAAATAAAAGGACTTGGCTTCAGCCAAGTCCCTCGTTTTATTTACTTTTTAATTTGTACTAAGCGGTTGCAAATTCAAGCTTATCGGGTTGAAAAGCTTCGTCCAGCGGCGTATCAGCCAGATGATTAGTGTAATTGCTTATTGTTTTCAGTGCCACGATGAGATTTACTTCCAGGGCCTGCTGTTTGGTATAGCCTGCCTCCAGGAAGCTTTCCAGATCATTTTCGCTGATAAATCCTCTTTCTGCTACTACTTTTCTCACAAAGCTTACTAAAGTATTGAGCTTGGGATTTACCAGGGTTTCTTCTTTGCGTACTGACTCAACTACCGATTCATCAACATTCAGCTGATTCTTTAAGATGGTTGAGTGTACAGCAGTGCAATAGTGGCACTTGTTTTCTACACTTACTGCAAGGATAGCCAGCTGTTGTTCAATCTCGCTGAAACTGGTCTTGCCTACAATATCGTTTAACTGTAGGTAGCCTTCAAGGAGTGCAGGTGACTCGGCAAACTCTCCAAGTAGGTTTGGCAAAAATCCAAACTTATCCTTGGCTGCATCCAGCAGAGGTTTTGATTCTTCAGGTGCATTTTCGGTTGTATAAATTGTGAAGTTCATAATACGATTCGTTATTTAATTAGGTATAGTGATAGTATTGAAGTAAGATTCTGTTACTGATTCGTAGAAGGTTGTTTCATCGGTGTTATTTTAGACTGTATTTCGCTATTAACTATAAATATTAGCGGCAGTGCAAAAGCAAAGTGGCGTAATAAAGTTACTACCGGTGT encodes:
- a CDS encoding protein kinase domain-containing protein; this encodes MIDKTVKHYTISEKLGEGGMGVVYKAHDTKLDRTVALKFLPPELSASEESNRRFLNEAKAASALHHNNTCTIFEIDETEEGQLYIVMPAYDGKPLDVLIEEEGPLPIERALDIAIQIGEGLKAAHEQGIIHRDIKSGNIQITGDGQAVIMDFGLARRRDISKLTQTGQTPGTVPYMSPEQATGEDVDRQTDIWSLGVVLYEMLSGKSPFPSEYAQAIIYSILNEDPEPLNELNQDIPRELANVVQKAMAKEKAERYQSAGELIKDLKAIRDRGKTAGSQAVDTQNSNEKTGFFTPAKTGVLLLAITGLLIAGYFFYSQGETSEVVEPRIAVLPFETLGSNQSSTFTMGIHGGLLTRLSNISGLKVTSRTSTLQYRENLKPIPEIAEELNVDWIVRGEVQETSDRVQVDARLVYAPEDRQVWANNYQRVLSANNLFEIQSELALEITGELETRLSADEKSRVERKPTENLNALRLFIEGMGLLEQRTPDAVLASVDYFMKAIEEDPEYAPAWAVLGEALIYIDFYKYDTMDNYSVTPREATDRALSLNPDLAEAHASQGILFYTQKRGTQAVEELERAIELQPSLETAQNWLGFVYLLVGEPEEAIIHAKRAIELNPLAPASHLYPSLSYLALGNEAEALREVRRAKEIQPEWGEIYAFEGVMLYHNQRYEEALEALARADSLIGREAQSVWLPDVATITALTRRALGQEMNSGGVSGEEASGINPFWIGIQQAARNDREAALASFNEIEQFSMWPNLSLRYYFPDILGPLRSDEQYREVLDRMNRQWE
- a CDS encoding carboxymuconolactone decarboxylase family protein, whose amino-acid sequence is MNFTIYTTENAPEESKPLLDAAKDKFGFLPNLLGEFAESPALLEGYLQLNDIVGKTSFSEIEQQLAILAVSVENKCHYCTAVHSTILKNQLNVDESVVESVRKEETLVNPKLNTLVSFVRKVVAERGFISENDLESFLEAGYTKQQALEVNLIVALKTISNYTNHLADTPLDEAFQPDKLEFATA